The window CCTTCTTCAAATCTACTTAGTTGTCAAGAACTGAGACATCAATCCtaaaaacttctggaaaaaaataattaatgcctTGGAAAATGACAACTGACTGAAAATAAGGCTGGAATGGAAAACATCAAGTCTATTTTTGCTGCAGTAGTTACTGTGACTCCTATTGCTGtaatttatatcttttttttattttgatgtattAATTCAATAGTAATAAGTGACAAAATAATACCACCTATTACGCTGTGAAATCTACTTAAAATGTGTGCGTTAGTCTTTTAGAGTCATTAGACACACAGATACCATTTGATCAACTGCATAAGATCCCTAAAATAAAGGGGGTCAATTCCTTCATTAATTATTTTGGGAGATTCATTCACATAGAGTGAAATGAAGATAATTTAAAACCTCTTGAAAACTGACAGGTTTACTGCCACCTACCTACAGAGATACAAGTTGCATCTGaagtcaaagaaaagaaacaagtgtTTTTATATCATTTGTCTAATTTTAAATCTACTTCAGGATGACAGGAATTGCATCGTAAATTTTGTTTACTATCCTGGCTAGATCTCCACTGACTGCTAAGAAAGCCTACACTGATGTGAAGCCTATTTTGTAGAAGCCTACATTTAGCCAGCTGAATGCTCGTGTTTATCAACATAGGACAATGCGTAAAGCAAGCTAGTGGTTCTGCGATCAAAAGGAGATACAAAATGGGTAGCTGATGTAATGctaggaagaacttctttactttgagtgtggcagagcactggaacaggcttcccagagaggtggtggagtctccatctctggagacattcaaaacccgcctggacgcgttcctgtgtgacctgctctaaggtgaccctgctctgacaggggcattggactagatgatctccagaggtcccttccaaccctatggttctatgctCCTGAAAGTAAATCAAAACATCACATTTAAAGTCTGACATATATTTCTTGAGCAATAAATATAGACAGAAACATTTAAAGAGACAAAATGTCCGCTTGTCGATATTTACACTAAGAATTTCAGTGTACTGCACATTTCCAATAAGAGCTATAAGTGAGCCTAGCTCTTCTACAAGATTATGAGtaaattaaatataaactttAAGCTACTTAGAAAATAACCTCATACAGGTTTATTTACGGCTTCCTTCAGCAGTTTTGCAGTTTCTTCCCACTCATTCTGTTTGTTCTCTTCACAGACATTCAGTGGAGATCTTCCTTGTTGATCCATAATGTGCTACCAACATAAACAGAAACACTGATAATACACTGTTTTCACTGGAGACAGGTAaacatttaagcatttttttgaGATAATTAAAATCCTTGATCCTAGGGTTCAAACATTTAATTGATATACAATGGGAAAAGTAGaggtaatgaaaaatatttaaccatTTTTTGGTAATCTCTCAACAGGGTCATTGTGTTTACACATTGTGATCTggacacaaaatatttcacatacaTAAGCTAGAAACTGTTGCtaaaactgctatttttataCACAAACAGAACTTACTCTGTCAATTTCTGGATGATTTAGTAGAATCTGTACTATTTCAGCATgcccacctccagcagcaaaatgaagagGAGAGCTAAGTTGGCCATTCAAAAGATTTGGATTGCATTTCCCTTTCTCCAACAGCATTCGAGTGGCTTCAACTTTTCCATACCTGCAGACAGGTTTAAAGCAGAAGAGACACaacaactgtaaaataaaatcttttttcacATAGTCCTAAATATGGAAAAGCGTATTTCCATGCTCAAGAGTTTTTAGCTTTGAAATGACATCAAAACAATGGAACATTAATAAGTTTGTAGAAATTAGCGTCAGTTCTGCAATTCTTTGGTAACCATTGGTCTAGTAACCATTTATTGGATTAATTATAGACAAACTGAACCTTGCTTTAAACTAGCTAAGTTTGGGTAGTTGCCATTCAGTCATGGCAAAACAGAGTTCAGCCTTGCCTGTGAGAATCAGAGTAAAGCTTCTGATTCTCATGCAGATGGATCCTGAGGACTCTTATTCCTCACGCTGATGATGAGTAAATCTTATGTATACTGTTTATGCAAACTTTCTGACAAATGctaaaaaatcagattatttttttaatagccaaATTTGATTTTCATGTTATTGATATCATCAGACACTACTATAAATACAGAAGACTAtctttaaagataaaacaaaCGCATTTTTACAACAACTGAGGAAAGCTCTCAAGCACTTGCAAATGAAATCATCACAGAGTTATAGCTAGACAAGTTGACCTCTGtagatcacctagtccagcttCCCACTCAAAGCTTTACTGTCACCAAAATGTGCTCAGCTCAGCCATTGCTGTGCTGCAAAACTGCTCACGGCCTTTAACCAACAAAGAGTGTAAAAGTTACCATGCTAAACTAGACCCAGTGTCTCCAAAAGGAATTAGAACAGATGCTTCAGGACAGATTAGAGGCAACAGACAAACGTTGGTCTCCTCTGAAACCATTCAGATTGAAATTATCTCAAAACCTGAAGCAATCTTTCGCTCTCCAGAAGGTTAACACTAACATACATTAGAGTCAAAGTGTAAAAAGCCTAGCATTTTTATGATTTCTCATTGTTGAGCCCATATGATAAATTACATAAATGATTAGCGCTAAAGAATCATAATAGCAAGAATGCATTTGATTGGCAAAACTATATTCGTCTGACTCACCAGCATGCGTAATGGATAGGTGCCCAGTGGTCACTGTCTAACTGATTAACAGAAAACTTTTTATCCAGAAGGTGGCTTAGTAAATCAGAGTCGCCTTCGCAAGCACTGCGGTGAAGAGGGAAATCATCTACCCACTGGTGTTCCCTATGAATTAAAAggggaaacaggaggaaaatacaGTTCAGAATATTTGAGATCgacctttttaaaattactaacaTAGCACTAAATGTAGATCtacatgaagaataaaaatgacacTCATGCATCTAAAATGTGCCAGTATTCACACAATTAGTATTTTCATCATGCATTTGTCAAGCCACAGCTGTATTCATTATGCTAAGAAACGCTTCCCTAATGTTTATAATTTAAACCTTTCTTGATCTTTCCTTTAATTGTTGCGTTTCAGTACTGAGACATttcaaattgaattttttttaaatatgtatttatacagtaAAGCCCTGAAGTAATAGGAATCTCATTCTGACCAAGTCTACCAAGTACTACTATaatgtaataaaacaaaaatatccatTAATGAAAAAGGAATATAACATAATACTTGTCCTCTGTGACACTGCTCATGCTACGTTGCCACTTTTCTCTTTTAGGAATCTGAATCTTTGAATAGTCTGGGGCTCCAAGGCCAAAGTACGGATTTATTACCACTTTGTCAACCTGTGAAGACATAATttaaacacaactgaaaaaatatcttACTGAGATTTGGCTAAACAATCCCCCATCCAGGCTGGATATTCTCTTTTGTTATGACAGTAACATTTTGTAATTAAAGAGAATGGTGTTCAAATGTGAGGATTTGAAAAACCATTTAGCAGGAAGTGTGTGATGAAGAAATCTGATTATATTAGGCATAAAGCACACACTCAGAGCAAATAAATGAATTAACTGTAAAATGGAAATGTATGTATGTTtcacaaatataaaatgaaagtatAGTCCTTACCCTATTGGTATACTGAAGGTCAGATCCAAACAAAGGATTATAGATACACATATCTGCTTTCTCCAATGCCAGCATTTTACTCTTTATTTCCAGGGCAGTATAGCCCATGTGTAATGAGTTCTCTGTTTGACCAGGTTCTATAGCATAGGCAGGGTTtattacatttgttttaattctCTCAAGAGGAGATGGTCTGAATAAAGCTGGGATAGAGTGAGACTGGGTGTGCCGTTCGTCCAACCACCTGCAGAAGAGAATGgccaaataattaattttcaggtaGAAAAGGACTATTTTGGTCATATCTGTCCATTATTTTGTTTGACTAAGGGTCACATgtatgataattaaaaaaataatgttaattatAATGTGCGCAGCCAATTTTATAGCACTAAATTAATCCCCAAACATGAAATTTTTAACCAAATGTATTTGCTCAAACACATTTCCTGCAGATGCAAACTCTTGAAGACAAGGAAATTATAAACTAAGGTAAGACTAAAACTGGTTATAGCCAGAACACTTAACCACACTAACATGTCACCCTTTTGTTTACTTTCAGTTTATCAGTATTACTACTCTCAACATATACATTTTGAAActtaaagaagtttttttaagGTTGAGTTTCAGTACCTGTGTTTCATGAGGGAGAGAtgggaaaaggtaaaaaaccaGAAGGTCCAGTTTCCAAACTGCCAAGTCTCTTTTACATAGGCTACCCACCCGCCTTTTCACAAGGCTGTGCTGAAGATTATTCTCTTCTAAGTGCACTCGTACTGACAGTATAGAAAGGCTTTAGAGCCCTCTTACTCTGAGCTACTGGAGAAAGTCAGCACTGTACAcctgctgcattttttcctgcCACATAGGCAATATAACACAGGGCTCAGAACAAgttattaatttcaatttttgGATAAATATATTTTCACTGAACTGCTAAGTTATTTTAGTGTTATGTTGAATGGGGCACATTTTAACTAAGGTCTAAAGCCAGGTTTATATTTAGGTTTCTGTGTGTAGTTTCTCACAAGCTTAAGATAAACATGTACTTTGCTGGAATACAATAAATTCCGTTTAGTGATTTAGCCTGGACACATACAAGAAAGAGAGGTACATGCTTTGGAAAGCTAGATCCACTGACAGACCACGTGGATCTTGTCTGGCGCAGAACCATGTGCAAAGACGGCAGACTGTGGACTTTTAAGACCCAGATCCAGGCTATCATGTGCTGCAAAAGCAATATTCCCTTCACTTATTCATGGtcctgctgggaaggaggaggactgtAGAATTGTGGTCATTGTGCATTAGACACCCTCTTGCCTCTCTGAGgcattttcagtcattttctctgAACAGTTGGCATATAAATTAGTTACGGTGGTTTGAATCTTTGAGAAGTCTTGTTTCAGATTATGTACATAGAGAATAATCAATATAAACTATTTTCTATTATACTTCAAAGGCTTCTGCCACAATTGTAAATCTCGTAACACATTTTAAGCAGAGCTTAAATTCTGAAGCCATTCATTAAGCAGCAAATAAATACGACTGGCATGACGGTATACAAGGAAATATTATGACTCTACTAACAAACTGTAAAACAGAACCTTTTTAGGTAATAGCCTATAACTTAAAATTCTTCATGTTAGCCAAGAGTTTCAGCTAGCTTAAGAATGCAAGGAAGTTCATACATAAGCAAGTCTCGTGTTTCTTTGTTAAGGGTAcataaaaaagaccaaaaaactgCTTACATATTCAATTTTCAAACTACTATAAATCTGGCTAAACAACTAATCACCTTTCCAAAAGTTAATTCCCTACTGCAAATAAATTTGTGTAGCTGCGGAAGACGCACTCCCTTTCTAAAGGGAGgtttaatttaaatgcaaatctTAATGGTATACAATTAACAGGACATTTTTGCTACACTCTGGCAAATACTCTTAAAGACGCAAATTATGTCACATATAGAAGATTAATCATTTGTATTTTACATGATTTTGCAAAACATTCACTGTGAGCAAGAACTTCCAAAAAGCCACTTGATTTAGATAAGCAAAAGATTTGCAAAAAGAATCTTTTAGAAAGACTTAGAAATCTGTTGTCAAGGTTTAAGTTTCTGATAAACATGAAGCAAATAACATGATATCACAacaatttcctttttaatcatGCGAACGCTATAAAAACTATGCGCTACATCTACAAATGATCTCATTTAACTtctatttcaatgtatttttaatgacgGCATTTCTTACTTATCCAAGGCAATTAACATTCTTGCAGTAAGCGTGGCAAAATGGGTGCTGGATTCACTGCAGACTCTCATGATGTCTTGTAAACAGTAGAACACAGGGCATCCAGGACTGTACGCATATTTTGTATTATCTAAAAAGGAAACATACTCTGAAGACGCATCGATGAGAAGAATCATATTTTCCCTTCTGTATCTTTTGTAGTTACACGCTCCTAACTGAGAGTATAGTGTAACTTtagactaatttaatttttttcctaatgataaTTGATAGAAATTATATGCAATCCTTATGTAACAATTCACAACTCAACACGGTAGCCTAAAAAACCTTAAAGTGTTCAGTTACTATTCCATCAGTGTGATCAGCTTCATctgaataattaatattaaatgtatactgttgccaaaaaaaaagaacaggactCAGGACTATAAGAGGTATTTACTGCTGTTGGTAACTCCACAATGCTATTTATTTCATAGTTTTTATCCTTAAGGCCTATCAGTAAGGCAAAAACGAAGGAGTTTCCCCAAAAGCAGAGAGACGTTTActtcaggcttttttaaaaaaatactttcctgacAAACAATTTAGTTTGCCTTCTAAAGACTTTTTTCACCATTCCTTATTCAAACAAAACTGTTTACAGACTTCAATAAGCATTTTTCTTAGAGTGAAGAACACTGGACTGAATAGGATGTCTTTCTTACACTTGCATTCAGTAAATTCTATACAAGTTAATGCATATGTTTTGAAATATAATCAAGTGAACAAATACAGCTTAAGATAAAAGTGTGCTATCATTATAGAAACAAAGGCAATACATTAAACCCAaggttttttccttaattttaagtaactttttcaagttttaaagtaTTCAGAGAGGTTTCCACCTGAATGCAACTTTTAACGCTTAAATACATAAAAAGCCATATAGCATATTCATAAAAATTTTTCATTAACCCTCAACTGGACTTCTGCTAAAATGGGTGCACATTCATAAATTATGCTCAGTGTTACCTTTCACAACAGTTGGAACAATGTAAAGTGATGCTTCCTGGCCTGCCTTCTCTCCGTCAAGAGGAAACTTCTTCATTAACACTACGCGCTTTCCTagcacagtattaaaaaaaaccaaaataattaattaaccaacaaaacaaacaaaaaacccaaccaatctAGAGTTGGCTATCTGAAAGCTTACCAGACTCAATCTTCCTAatttctaggaagaaaattatgatTATTATGAGCTATAATCTAAAGCAAGCTAAGACAATCCCAatacatatgaaaaaataaagaacataaagACGTATACACCCATTAACATGAAAAATGACATGACTGTACCCCTTTTTTCATAGCAACTTTTCTATATTCCTGATTTTTTGTAGCATTCACCCCCAAGTAAGTTAAACAAGATTCTTTTTGAAATGGGAAAGCACAGCTGCATGCTGTATTCCATGTTAGGATGAATGCTTTCTTCATGCAATGGTACGACAGTATTTTCCATGTTATCCTCCCTTCTGCCTTTACAGAATTCagcattttgtttgcatttctgacCTCTGCTGCATATTTCAGCAGTGGCCACACTAAGCTGTGCATATTAATGCTTGGGCCCTCTGAGAGAGTCAATTTAAAACTCTCTAAACAGGTAAAGGGAAACAAAGGTAAATTAAAGATCTTAGCTGTATACTTCTTTGATGAACCTCAAAACAtatcttcctttttaaaactaatttcatgCTTTTGCACAACCGTTCCATgtccatttaatttttaaaatatttttatagagcTATCAACAATAAATCAGATTAAAATCTTTTTACCTTTAATACCCTGATTGGCTGGTGAAATTGGTTTGGTGGCTTCTAATACATAATCCAAGATGCTCTGGGTTATCTCAGTGCCTCCCTGCAATTTAGTTTCCAGcaaaactttctttctttttttcttttggccttcAATGGGAACTTCAAGCAACAAAATCTTTGAAACAATAATGAAACCAAAGGAGTTTAAGCACAACTGAAACAAgcacagaacttttttttttttgatatttattgtACCACTGGTAAAAGCAGTAACAAAATTCATGAAGTGTTGAATGTGGAGGAGCAGGATGGTGAAGTCAGAATGACCTCCATAACAGTAGGGTTAAAAAGACAAGGCTGCACCCTTGTACTGAGCAGCTCGCAGGGCAAAAGACCCTGAAATGAAATGAACCACAAACATTTATAAAACTATGAAGTGTTCAAATACCATAAGGATGGAGCACTGCATAGACATTATTTAAGCAATCTTATTGTCAGATATTCtcttatattattatatatttacaataacttttaaaaaaatgaataaaaaaatttaaatcgcTTTACCTCATATGATTTAGCTCGATATTCCCGAGAATTCAGGCTAGCAGTATTTTTTGGACGAATCACAGCAACATACGCATCTCCAATGTTTTCTGGGTTTCCCATCTCTCCTTATTTTATCACTGGAAACAATGAATAAACAGGAAGTAAAGgttcagttgaaaaaaaaaaaaaagaaaaaaataatccaacagCATGCTAAAGTTCAGGATGTGGTAATTgttctgcttccttttcatgaaagggaaaaatcctACACACATAGATTTAATACAAATAACCTTTTTCCGTAACccacttttaaaatcaaaataatgtatatttttttccactttgtaaGTATCTTCACCATTTTGCAAACCAAACAAAAGGCCAGAGAATTTTAGGACtctaaaaaaatatatgaaattgaAAAAGCAAACCATTCTAAAGTGACAAGCACCGTAATTTATAAAATGTGCCATGACAAAGTACTGCATTTCTATCAGTTCCACAGGGATTTCAAGAAAATACCTGattttcctttcccccacccctggcAGTAGAACAGTCTTGCCTACAGCTCAAGTAACAAAGCTGATAAAAATAAACTATAATATGGATTCACTTAATTAGTTTTACTTCAGTGGGGCTGCAAACTGGTGCACAACTCACTCGAACACAGAGCGTCTGAAAGGAATATGTCTTCAGTTTTCGCAAAAAGCAGGCAGAGGTTTTTAGATTTAACATAAAACTTTGCTTACCCTTCTGTTTAACACAAAGTGACAATTCCTATAATCACaacattttatgaaaatgatAGGGAAAACTTCCTGAGGCTAAATCACTTCACGTGTTAGATTTGAGAAAGAAGGTCATGTCTGGCCATCAGCACCTTCTAGCTGATCATTTTCCTCATCTGCAAATGAACCCCCCTTTCATTCCGTATCATCAGTAAGCACATGCTTTTTGCAGATTAATCCCTCCACAAAGATTTTTAACATTACTGTTTCTAGCTTCTTCACCTCTTCTGGGAGAAACAGGTCTTCAGCTTCTCATGCTTTTAGTCCATTGTTTTTGCTGAGATCACACTACCTGAAAACATATTAGAAAAACCCAACATAAATAACAGCATGCACATTTTCCCCTTCAGTTAAGATAAATACATTAGTTAAGATGATTTAATGGTGGTACTTGGAAAGTAACATGCGAATAGAAACATCTGTTGATTTGCACTACAGTAGTACTGAGAAGCATTAAATAAGCAACGTGGTGACTTGTGAGAGCTCATACGCTGGGATgttctgaaaggaagaaaaaaccatCACTTAGGAGCAGCTGGAAAAGGCATGCTCCCTGGGTTTCCTTACAGGTACCGGGATACACTGGAATTGGGTCACAGGCCGGTGTGGAGGGCCCTGCACAGGCAGGACTGGGCCATCCGGGCAGCAGGTGATGGCGCAGGTGAATAAGCAGTGGGAGAACtccctctgccagtgctctgcccTGAATCCAGGGTGGGGTGAGGATGTCTGGGAAACAGCCAGCCCCGAGAGCTGCGATATaactccagaaaagaaaaaccagacGATGGAGAAGGGCGGGGTTGCAAGATTGTGACAATGAAGACGACCAGCTTCAGAAGGCACCACCAGCCAACTGATTCTGGCCAAACCCAGGGTCCAACTACACGTCCCCGTCCCAATGGGTGCAGGTCTACAGAACGGGCCTCGGTCGGGCTTCTCCCAGCGCCGCCGGCCCCaccctccccctcttcctcctcatcccggGACGCCCTGGGACACACGGCCACACCACCCCGGCGAGGGaggccgccgcgcccgccccgccgaaCGCAGGCCCCGCACAGCGAGTCGCACCGCCTCGGCCTCCCCCACAGCGCTACCCCGCCTCATCACGGCGAGGAGGGAGCCGGTGGCCGACAGAGGAGCAAGACTGGCGGGAAG of the Larus michahellis chromosome 2, bLarMic1.1, whole genome shotgun sequence genome contains:
- the KRIT1 gene encoding krev interaction trapped protein 1, producing MGNPENIGDAYVAVIRPKNTASLNSREYRAKSYEILLLEVPIEGQKKKRKKVLLETKLQGGTEITQSILDYVLEATKPISPANQGIKGKRVVLMKKFPLDGEKAGQEASLYIVPTVVKDNTKYAYSPGCPVFYCLQDIMRVCSESSTHFATLTARMLIALDKWLDERHTQSHSIPALFRPSPLERIKTNVINPAYAIEPGQTENSLHMGYTALEIKSKMLALEKADMCIYNPLFGSDLQYTNRVDKVVINPYFGLGAPDYSKIQIPKREKWQRSMSSVTEDKEHQWVDDFPLHRSACEGDSDLLSHLLDKKFSVNQLDSDHWAPIHYACWYGKVEATRMLLEKGKCNPNLLNGQLSSPLHFAAGGGHAEIVQILLNHPEIDRHIMDQQGRSPLNVCEENKQNEWEETAKLLKEAVNKPYEKARIYRMDGSYRSVELKHGNNTTVQQIMEGMRLSQETQQYFTIWICSENLSLQLKPYHKPLQHIRDWPEIFTELTNLDPQRETSQLFLRRDVRLPLEIEKKIEDPLAILILFDEARYNLLKGFYTSPDAKLITLASLLLQIVYGNYESKKHKQGFLNEENLKSIVPITKLKSKAPHWTNRILHEYKNLSTSEGVSKEMHHLQRMFLQNCWEIPTYGAAFFTGQIFTKASSSSHKVIKVYVGVNVKGLHLLNMETKALLLSLKYGCFMWQLGDGDTCFQIHSLENKMSFIVHTKQAGLVVKLLMKLNGQLMPSERNE